In Vicia villosa cultivar HV-30 ecotype Madison, WI unplaced genomic scaffold, Vvil1.0 ctg.003698F_1_1, whole genome shotgun sequence, a single genomic region encodes these proteins:
- the LOC131641362 gene encoding uncharacterized protein LOC131641362, translating into MSLPPELDDFIKQSIDHSLGLPISSQTLDIMLRAVKESDQLLRDQNASLLDKLKEKDELIEQTKYEACLSAVAIKKFVEENQKLAVECENLVEHCRKLEKEFVLYENDREALIDFQNEAEERAREAWLRVEELERDLIVYKMKMKECQQENESVDSSSTSMPEEESLLDSLLATVTTKDDSSTYEFLLANSENEHCKKLMSMWSGLKKSSRRVFSLVAELMSLEKDKEHLRINLDRAEEEGKLLFVENSMLEKENKRLLMKLSHSASAKSSKRKSSPKTSSSPMRKKIDFDDIDSVSSRQPLSPLQSNSPDCVV; encoded by the exons ATGTCTCTTCCTCCCGAACTCGACGATTTCATCAAACAATCCATCGACCACTCTCTAGGGCTTCCAATCTCTTCCCAAACCCTCGACATCATGCTTCGCGCAGTCAAAGAATCAGATCAGTTACTCCGCGATCAGAACGCTTCACTCCTCgataaattgaaagaaaaagacgAACTCATCGAACAAACCAAG TATGAAGCTTGTTTGAGTGCGGTGGCGATAAAGAAATTTGTTGAGGAGAATCAGAAATTGGCGGTGGAGTGTGAGAATCTTGTGGAGCATTGTCGAAAATTGGAGAAGGAGTTTGTGTTGTATGAGAATGATAGGGAAGCGTTGATTGATTTTCAGAATGAAGCTGAGGAGAGAGCAAGGGAGGCTTGGTTGCGAGTTGAAGAGTTGGAACGGGATTTGATCGTGTAtaagatgaagatgaaagaatGCCAGCAAGAAAATGAATCG GTTGATTCTTCTTCCACAAGCATGCCGGAGGAAGAGAGTTTGCTTGACTCCCTTCTGGCAACAGTTACTACTAAAGATGACTCTTCTACATACGAGTTCTTGCTCGCAAATAGTGAAAATGAGCATTGTAAAAAATTGATGTCAATGTGGAGCGG ATTAAAAAAGTCAAGTCGGAGAGTTTTCTCTCTTGTTGCTGAACTGATGTCTCTAGAAAAGGATAAAGAGCATTTAAGGATTAACCTTGacagagctgaagaggag GGAAAACTACTATTTGTTGAAAATAGCATgttggaaaaggagaataaaAGGTTATTGATGAAACTTTCCCATAGTGCATCTGCCAAG TCAAGCAAGAGAAAGTCAAGTCCCAAAACAAGTAGTAGCccaatgaggaagaagattgattttgatgatatagaTTCTGTTTCTTCTAGACAACCGTTGTCGCCCTTGCAAAGTAACTCGCCGGACTGTGTTGTCTAG